One Ignavibacteria bacterium genomic window carries:
- a CDS encoding RNA polymerase sigma factor: protein MKEYKDNIVKQIKEGDSNSFRLFVDEYKDKAYSLCIKILKNPEDAEDALQESFLKLYRAILDGQFEGKSKLSTYFYTIVYNTAVDNYKKIKKINFSMISIDVEDSDFSEGDELTSRFKENLTSEKETDIRTAIQDKHFSEKEVKDLVDRYIKNLPEQYSIILNMFYLNDMSYEEITQTLKLPVGTVKNRLFRAKEKLREIILENYSEEEIFDYV from the coding sequence TTGAAAGAATACAAGGACAACATTGTAAAACAAATTAAGGAAGGAGATTCAAACTCCTTCCGGCTCTTTGTCGATGAATACAAGGATAAGGCATATTCCCTGTGCATTAAAATCCTGAAGAATCCTGAGGATGCAGAAGATGCGCTTCAGGAATCTTTTTTAAAGCTATACAGGGCAATCCTTGATGGTCAGTTTGAAGGAAAGTCAAAGCTTTCAACTTATTTTTATACTATTGTTTATAATACTGCTGTGGATAATTACAAGAAAATAAAGAAAATTAATTTCAGTATGATTTCGATTGATGTTGAAGATTCGGATTTTTCGGAAGGCGATGAGCTGACTTCAAGATTTAAAGAAAACCTAACTTCAGAAAAAGAAACTGACATAAGAACAGCAATACAGGACAAGCACTTTTCGGAAAAAGAAGTTAAAGATCTGGTTGACAGATACATAAAAAATTTGCCTGAGCAGTATTCAATCATACTTAACATGTTTTATCTGAATGATATGAGCTATGAAGAAATTACACAAACCTTAAAATTGCCCGTCGGAACGGTAAAAAACCGCCTGTTTCGTGCAAAAGAAAAGCTTCGCGAAATTATTTTGGAAAATTACTCCGAAGAAGAAATTTTTGATTATGTATAA